The Brassica napus cultivar Da-Ae chromosome C7, Da-Ae, whole genome shotgun sequence genome has a segment encoding these proteins:
- the LOC106407573 gene encoding UDP-glucose 4-epimerase 2: MSKNILVTGGSGYIGSHTVLQLLNGGYSAVVVDNLDNSSAVSLERVKKIAGQNEDRLSFHQVDLRDRPALEKIFSETKFDAVIHFAGLKAVGESVEKPLLYYNNNIVGTITLLEVMAQYGCKNLVFSSSATVYGWPKEVPCTEESPISATNPYGRTKLFIEEICRDVHRSDPEWKIILLRYFNPVGAHPSGYIGEDPLGIPNNLMPYIQQVAVGRRPHLTVFGTDYKTNDGTGVRDYIHVIDLADGHIAALRKLDDLKISCEVYNLGTGNGTSVLEMVAAFEKASGKKIPLVMAGRRPGDAEIVYASTEKAERELNWKAKYGIEEMCRDLWNWASNNPYGYNSSNGSS; the protein is encoded by the exons ATGTCTAAGAATATTCTGGTCACCGGCGGCTCTGGCTACATCGGAAGTCATACTGTGCTTCAACTGCTTAACGGTGGTTACTCCGCCGTCGTTGTTGACAACCTCGACAATTCCTCTGCTGTTTCTCTCGAACGCGTAAAGAAAATCGCCGGCCAAAACGAAGACCGCCTCTCCTTCCACCAG GTGGATCTCCGAGACAGGCCTGCGCTTGAGAAGATTTTCTCAGAAACTAA GTTTGATGCAGTGATACACTTTGCTGGACTTAAAGCAGTAGGTGAGAGTGTGGAGAAGCCTTTGCTGtattataataataacattGTTGGCACTATTACTCTGTTGGAGGTTATGGCTCAATACGGCTGCAAAAAT CTTGTGTTTTCATCGTCGGCTACAGTCTATGGCTGGCCAAAAGAGGTTCCTTGCACTGAGGAGTCCCCAATTTCTGCAACCAACCCATATGGCCGTACTAAG CTTTTTATTGAAGAGATTTGCCGGGATGTACATCGCTCGGACCCTGAATGGAAGATCATATTGCTTAGATACTTCAACCCTGTTGGTGCACATCCTAGTGGCTACATTGGTGAAGATCCTCTTGGAATTCCAAACAATCTCATGCCTTATATCCAACAAGTTGCAGTTGGCAGGAGACCTCACCTCACCGTATTTGGAACCGACTACAAGACAAACGATGGTACAGGG GTTAGAGATTATATTCATGTCATTGACTTAGCAGATGGACATATAGCCGCTCTGCGCAAGCTAGATGATCTCAAAATCA GTTGTGAGGTTTACAACCTTGGAACGGGTAATGGAACATCGGTCCTAGAAATGGTTGCTGCCTTTGAGAAGGCATCCGGaaag AAAATCCCGTTGGTGATGGCCGGACGACGTCCTGGAGACGCTGAGATTGTTTACGCCTCAACAGAGAAAGCAGAACGCGAGCTAAATTGGAA GGCTAAGTATGGGATCGAAGAGATGTGTAGGGATCTATGGAACTGGGCCAGCAATAATCCTTATGGCTACAACTCCTCCAATGGCTCCTCTTAA
- the LOC106407691 gene encoding uncharacterized protein LOC106407691, protein MAKPYSSSSSQTNLASCAVAAIFIVFLIIASVTVYLTVFRPRDPEISVTNVKVLSFSIANSSVSFTYSQLSVVRNPNRAAFSHYNNRVQLFYYGNRIGFIFIPAGEIEPGRTKRMAASFSVESFPLAASASRISADDFGTGLVEADSRVGSTVEIESKLEMAGRVRVLGLFTHQIVAKSSCRIAISTSDGSIVAVRC, encoded by the coding sequence ATGGCAAAGCCTTATTCTTCTTCGTCTAGCCAAACAAACCTCGCTTCATGCGCCGTCGCCGCCATCTTCATCGTCTTCCTTATCATCGCCTCCGTTACCGTCTACCTCACGGTGTTCAGACCTAGAGATCCCGAGATCTCCGTCACAAACGTCAAGGTCCTGTCATTCTCCATCGCCAACAGCTCCGTCAGCTTCACTTACTCTCAGTTATCCGTCGTTAGAAACCCTAACCGCGCCGCGTTCTCTCATTACAACAACAGAGTCCAGCTCTTCTACTACGGTAACCGGATCGGGTTCATTTTTATACCGGCTGGTGAGATCGAACCGGGTCGAACGAAGCGAATGGCCGCTAGTTTCTCCGTGGAGTCGTTTCCTCTAGCGGCTTCTGCTTCTCGAATCTCCGCTGATGATTTTGGAACCGGGTTAGTGGAGGCGGATAGTCGGGTCGGGTCTACTGTGGAGATAGAGTCGAAGCTGGAGATGGCGGGTCGGGTTCGAGTTCTTGGTCTGTTCACTCATCAAATCGTGGCAAAATCAAGTTGCAGGATCGCAATTTCTACTAGTGATGGATCGATCGTGGCCGTCCGTTGTTGA